In Bos indicus isolate NIAB-ARS_2022 breed Sahiwal x Tharparkar chromosome 19, NIAB-ARS_B.indTharparkar_mat_pri_1.0, whole genome shotgun sequence, the following proteins share a genomic window:
- the LOC109573654 gene encoding tubulin gamma-2 chain yields the protein MPREIITLQLGQCGNQIGFEFWKQLCAEHGISPEGIVEEFATEGTDRKDVFFYQADDEHYIPRAVLLDLEPRVIHSILNSPYAKLYNPENIYLSEHGGGAGNNWASGFSQGEKIHEDIFDIIDREADGSDSLEGFVLCHSIAGGTGSGLGSYLLERLNDRYPKKLVQTYSVFPNQDEMSDVVVQPYNSLLTLKRLTQNADCVVVLDNTALNRIATDRLHIQNPSFSQINQLVSTIMSASTTTLRYPGYMNNDLIGLIASLIPTPRLHFLMTGYTPLTTDQSVASVRKTTVLDVMRRLLQPKNVMVSTGRDRQTNHCYIAILNIIQGEVDPTQVHKSLQRIRERKLANFIPWGPASIQVALSRKSPYLPSAHRVSGLMMANHTSISSLFESSCQQYDKLRKREAFLEQFRKEDIFKDNFDELDRSREVVQELIDEYHAATRPDYISWGTQEQ from the exons ATGCCCCGGGAGATCATCACCCTGCAGCTGGGCCAGTGCGGCAACCAGA TTGGGTTCGAGTTCTGGAAGCAGCTGTGCGCAGAGCATGGTATCAGCCCCGAGGGCATCGTGGAGGAGTTCGCCACCGAGGGCACTGATCGCAAGGACGTCTTTTTCTACCAG GCTGACGATGAGCACTACATCCCGAGGGCAGTGCTGCTGGACCTGGAGCCCAGGGTGATCCACTCCATCCTCAACTCCCCCTATGCCAAGCTCTACAACCCAGAAAACATCTACCTGTCGGAGCATGGAGGAGGAGCTGGCAACAACTGGGCCAGTGGATTCTCCCAG GGTGAAAAAATCCATGAAGATATCTTTGACATCATAGACCGAGAAGCAGATGGAAGTGACAGCCTAGAG GGCTTTGTGCTGTGTCATTCCATCGCTGGGGGGACCGGTTCTGGCCTGGGCTCCTACCTCTTGGAGCGATTGAATGACAG GTACCCCAAGAAGCTGGTACAGACATACTCAGTGTTTCCCAACCAGGATGAAATGAGTGATGTGGTGGTCCAACCCTACAACTCACTGCTCACACTCAAGAGGCTGACCCAGAACGCCGACTGTGTG GTGGTGCTGGACAACACTGCCCTAAACCGGATCGCCACAGACCGCCTGCACATCCAGAATCCTTCGTTCTCCCAGATCAACCAGCTG GTGTCCACCATCATGTCAGCCAGCACCACCACCCTGCGCTACCCCGGCTACATGAACAATGACCTCATCGGCCTCATCGCCTCGCTCATTCCCACGCCACGGCTCCACTTCCTCATGACTGGTTACACCCCCCTCACCACGGACCAGTCG GTGGCCAGCGTGAGAAAGACCACGGTCCTGGATGTCATGAGGCGACTGCTGCAGCCCAAGAACGTGATGGTGTCCACAGGCCGGGATCGCCAGACCAACCACTGCTACATCGCCATCCTCAACATCATCCAGGGGGAGGTGGACCCCACCCAG GTCCACAAGAGCCTGCAGAGGATCCGGGAACGGAAGCTGGCCAACTTCATCCCCTGGGGCCCCGCCAGCATCCAGGTGGCCCTGTCCAGGAAGTCGCCCTACCTGCCTTCTGCCCACAGGGTCAGTGGGCTCATGATGGCCAACCACACCAGCATCTCCTCG ctcTTTGAAAGTTCCTGCCAGCAGTACGACAAGCTGCGGAAGCGGGAGGCCTTCCTGGAGCAGTTCCGGAAGGAGGACATCTTTAAGGATAACTTTGACGAGCTGGACAGGTCCAGGGAGGTTGTACAGGAGCTGATTGATGAGTACCACGCAGCCACTCGACCAGACTACATCTCCTGGGGCACCCAGGAGCAGTGA
- the PLEKHH3 gene encoding pleckstrin homology domain-containing family H member 3 isoform X2 — MPLPGGLWWLLCCRRGFTLLHRDYGDGELSGDGDEDEDEETFELRTPSPAGGGRGPLDVTLTQPMRSGPVSDRLQSWEETRSLIPEKGPSEDDPDVVVKGWLYREPRGGGARPWLPPRRAWFVLTRDSLDQFSSSGKGARRLGSLVLTSLCSVSGPERRPKETGLWSVTVSGRKHSVRLCSPRQSEAECWGVALREVIASKAPLETPTQLLLRDIQESRGDPEAVALIYRRNPILRHTSGALYAPLLPLPYGVTAPGPGYAPLREEAVRLFLALQALEGARRPGPLMQGVLQTCRDLPALRDELFLQLAKQTSGPAGPPGPPATQDPAALRYWQLLTCMSCTFRPGGAVRGHLLGHLERTEQALPDSELAEYARFIRRALGRTRGRELVPSLAEISALSRRQELLCTVHCPGAGACPVAIDSHTTAGEVARELVGRLGLTRSRNTFALYEQRGAQERALAGGTLVADVLTSLAAEEAGLEDPPDTGWRLCLRLHGPLHPEGLSPDGHELPFLFEQAHALLLRGRPPPPDDTLRALAALRLQSLHRDFPPRAPLPRLDRLLPTPARPREDPPRPVPRPPPSAALLAGAIWSPSLAKRRAERARHGGAGRTAGSVAREGGGGAGRAAAVLGGWKRLRGMGRAEAMAAYLALAAQCPGFGAARYDVLELSTEPGGGAPQKLCLGLGAKAMSLSRPGETEPIHSVSYGRVAACQLMGPHTLALRVGESQLLLQSPQVEEIVQLVNAYLANPSPERPSSSPPPCQDLPDTSPPSQHPGLDEPQGQSGCLGQLQD, encoded by the exons ATGCCTCTCCCCGGGggattgtggtggctcctctgcTGCCGTCGAGGCTTTACTCTTCTGCATCGGGACTACGGGGACGGCGAGCTTAGCGGGGACGGGGACGAAGACGAGGACGAGGAGACCTTTGAGCTACGGACCCCGAGTCCAGCGGGCGGCGGGAGG GGCCCCCTAGATGTGACGTTGACTCAGCCTATGAGGAGTGGGCCAGTCTCAGACAG GCTGCAAAGCTGGGAGGAGACACGGAGCCTCATCCCGGAGAAGGGGCCGTCTGAAGATGACCCAGATGTCGTCGTGAAAG GTTGGCTGTACCGCGAGCCCCGAGGAGGAGGGGCGCGGCCCTGGTTGCCCCCGCGCCGAGCCTGGTTTGTGCTCACCCGGGACTCCCTGGACCAGTTCAGCAGCAGCGGGAAGGGGGCGAGGCGGCTCGGGAGCCTAGTGCTCACCAGCCTGTGCTCAGTGTCCGGCCCTGAGCGCAGGCCCAAGGAGACCG GTCTGTGGTCAGTGACCGTGAGTGGCCGGAAGCACAGCGTTCGGCTCTGCTCGCCTCGCCAGTCAGAGGCAGAGTGCTGGGGGGTGGCGCTGCGGGAAGTGATCGCCTCCAAGGCACCTCTGGAGACCCCCACCCAGCTGCTGCTCAGGGACATTCAG GAGAGTCGTGGGGATCCAGAAGCCGTGGCCCTTATTTACAGAAGAAACCCAATTCTGAGGCACACCAGTGGAGCCCTGTATGCCCCACTCCTGCCCCTGCCCTACGGAGTCACTGCCCCAG GTCCCGGCTACGCGCCCTTGCGCGAGGAGGCCGTGAGGCTGTTCCTGGCGCTGCAGGCCCTGGAGGGGGCGCGGCGCCCTGGGCCCCTGATGCAGGGTGTGCTCCAGACCTGCCGGGACCTGCCCGCGCTCCGAGACGAACTCTTCCTGCAGCTGGCTAAGCAGACCTCGGGCCCCGCGGGGCCCCCCGGGCCGCCAGCAACCCAAGACCCCGCGGCCCTGCGGTACTGGCAGCTCCTCACTTGCATGAGCTGCACCTTCCGGCCAGGGGGAGCCGTACGGGGACACCTCCTTGGGCATCTGGAGAG GACTGAGCAGGCGCTCCCGGACTCGGAACTGGCGGAATATGCGCGCTTCATACGGAGAGCGCTGGGCCGGACGCGCGGCCGGGAGCTAGTGCCATCGCTGGCCGAGATTTCCGCGCTGAGCCGACGGCAGGAGTTGTTGTGCACGGTGCACTGTCCGGGGGCTGGTGCCTGCCCTGTGGCCATAGACTCCCACACCACGGCGGGAGAG GTGGCTCGAGAGCTGGTGGGGCGGCTGGGCTTGACCCGGAGCCGTAATACATTCGCGCTGTACGAGCAACGAGGGGCGCAGGAACGAGCCCTGGCCGGGGGGACTCTCGTGGCCGACGTGCTCACCAG CTTGGCGGCGGAGGAAGCCGGGCTGGAGGACCCGCCGGACACCGGTTGGAGACTATGTCTGCGTCTTCACGGACCTCTGCACCCTGAGGGGCTGTCCCCAGACGGTCACGAACTGCCCTTCCTCTTTGAGCAG GCTCACGCTCTGCTGCTGCGCGGCCGGCCGCCCCCGCCCGACGACACGCTGCGCGCCCTGGCGGCGCTGCGCCTGCAGAGCCTGCACCGGGACTTCCCCCCGCGGGCGCCCCTGCCGCGCCTGGACCGCTTGCTGCCCACCCCGGCCCGGCCGCGTGAAGACCCTCCCCGCCCGGTGCCCAGGCCTCCCCCCTCCGCCGCCCTGCTGGCCGGGGCGATCTGGAGCCCGAGCCTGGCCAAGAGGCGGGCGGAGCGGGCCCGGCACGGCGGGGCCGGCCGCACGGCTGGAAGCGTGGCCCGCGAGGGAGGTGGCGGCGCCGGCAGGGCGGCTGCTGTGCTGGGAGGCTGGAAGCGGCTACGGGGCATGGGCCGAGCTGAGGCCATGGCTGCCTACCTGGCTCTGGCGGCGCAGTGTCCAGGGTTCGGCGCTGCTCGGTATGACGTTCTGGAGCTGAGCACG gagcctggtgggggcgcTCCACAGAAGCTATGCCTGGGCCTGGGAGCCAAGGCCATGTCCCTCTCGCGGCCGGGTGAGACAGAGCCCATCCACAGTGTCAGCTATGGCCGTGTGGCCGCCTGCCAGCTAATGGGTCCCCACACCCTGGCCTTGAGGGTGGGAGAGAGCCAGCTCCTCCTGCAGAGTCCCCAG GTGGAAGAGATCGTGCAGCTGGTGAATGCCTACTTGGCCAACCCCTCCCCCGAGAGGCCCAGCAGCAGCCCTCCTCCATGCCAAGACCTGCCAGACACCTCCCCTCCCAGCCAGCACCCGGGTCTGGACGAGCCCCAGGGACAGTCGGGCTGTTTGGGGCAGCTGCAGGACTGA
- the PLEKHH3 gene encoding pleckstrin homology domain-containing family H member 3 isoform X1: MPLPGGLWWLLCCRRGFTLLHRDYGDGELSGDGDEDEDEETFELRTPSPAGGGRGPLDVTLTQPMRSGPVSDRLQSWEETRSLIPEKGPSEDDPDVVVKGWLYREPRGGGARPWLPPRRAWFVLTRDSLDQFSSSGKGARRLGSLVLTSLCSVSGPERRPKETGLWSVTVSGRKHSVRLCSPRQSEAECWGVALREVIASKAPLETPTQLLLRDIQESRGDPEAVALIYRRNPILRHTSGALYAPLLPLPYGVTAPGPGYAPLREEAVRLFLALQALEGARRPGPLMQGVLQTCRDLPALRDELFLQLAKQTSGPAGPPGPPATQDPAALRYWQLLTCMSCTFRPGGAVRGHLLGHLERTEQALPDSELAEYARFIRRALGRTRGRELVPSLAEISALSRRQELLCTVHCPGAGACPVAIDSHTTAGEVARELVGRLGLTRSRNTFALYEQRGAQERALAGGTLVADVLTRFENLAAEEAGLEDPPDTGWRLCLRLHGPLHPEGLSPDGHELPFLFEQAHALLLRGRPPPPDDTLRALAALRLQSLHRDFPPRAPLPRLDRLLPTPARPREDPPRPVPRPPPSAALLAGAIWSPSLAKRRAERARHGGAGRTAGSVAREGGGGAGRAAAVLGGWKRLRGMGRAEAMAAYLALAAQCPGFGAARYDVLELSTEPGGGAPQKLCLGLGAKAMSLSRPGETEPIHSVSYGRVAACQLMGPHTLALRVGESQLLLQSPQVEEIVQLVNAYLANPSPERPSSSPPPCQDLPDTSPPSQHPGLDEPQGQSGCLGQLQD, translated from the exons ATGCCTCTCCCCGGGggattgtggtggctcctctgcTGCCGTCGAGGCTTTACTCTTCTGCATCGGGACTACGGGGACGGCGAGCTTAGCGGGGACGGGGACGAAGACGAGGACGAGGAGACCTTTGAGCTACGGACCCCGAGTCCAGCGGGCGGCGGGAGG GGCCCCCTAGATGTGACGTTGACTCAGCCTATGAGGAGTGGGCCAGTCTCAGACAG GCTGCAAAGCTGGGAGGAGACACGGAGCCTCATCCCGGAGAAGGGGCCGTCTGAAGATGACCCAGATGTCGTCGTGAAAG GTTGGCTGTACCGCGAGCCCCGAGGAGGAGGGGCGCGGCCCTGGTTGCCCCCGCGCCGAGCCTGGTTTGTGCTCACCCGGGACTCCCTGGACCAGTTCAGCAGCAGCGGGAAGGGGGCGAGGCGGCTCGGGAGCCTAGTGCTCACCAGCCTGTGCTCAGTGTCCGGCCCTGAGCGCAGGCCCAAGGAGACCG GTCTGTGGTCAGTGACCGTGAGTGGCCGGAAGCACAGCGTTCGGCTCTGCTCGCCTCGCCAGTCAGAGGCAGAGTGCTGGGGGGTGGCGCTGCGGGAAGTGATCGCCTCCAAGGCACCTCTGGAGACCCCCACCCAGCTGCTGCTCAGGGACATTCAG GAGAGTCGTGGGGATCCAGAAGCCGTGGCCCTTATTTACAGAAGAAACCCAATTCTGAGGCACACCAGTGGAGCCCTGTATGCCCCACTCCTGCCCCTGCCCTACGGAGTCACTGCCCCAG GTCCCGGCTACGCGCCCTTGCGCGAGGAGGCCGTGAGGCTGTTCCTGGCGCTGCAGGCCCTGGAGGGGGCGCGGCGCCCTGGGCCCCTGATGCAGGGTGTGCTCCAGACCTGCCGGGACCTGCCCGCGCTCCGAGACGAACTCTTCCTGCAGCTGGCTAAGCAGACCTCGGGCCCCGCGGGGCCCCCCGGGCCGCCAGCAACCCAAGACCCCGCGGCCCTGCGGTACTGGCAGCTCCTCACTTGCATGAGCTGCACCTTCCGGCCAGGGGGAGCCGTACGGGGACACCTCCTTGGGCATCTGGAGAG GACTGAGCAGGCGCTCCCGGACTCGGAACTGGCGGAATATGCGCGCTTCATACGGAGAGCGCTGGGCCGGACGCGCGGCCGGGAGCTAGTGCCATCGCTGGCCGAGATTTCCGCGCTGAGCCGACGGCAGGAGTTGTTGTGCACGGTGCACTGTCCGGGGGCTGGTGCCTGCCCTGTGGCCATAGACTCCCACACCACGGCGGGAGAG GTGGCTCGAGAGCTGGTGGGGCGGCTGGGCTTGACCCGGAGCCGTAATACATTCGCGCTGTACGAGCAACGAGGGGCGCAGGAACGAGCCCTGGCCGGGGGGACTCTCGTGGCCGACGTGCTCACCAGGTTTGAGAA CTTGGCGGCGGAGGAAGCCGGGCTGGAGGACCCGCCGGACACCGGTTGGAGACTATGTCTGCGTCTTCACGGACCTCTGCACCCTGAGGGGCTGTCCCCAGACGGTCACGAACTGCCCTTCCTCTTTGAGCAG GCTCACGCTCTGCTGCTGCGCGGCCGGCCGCCCCCGCCCGACGACACGCTGCGCGCCCTGGCGGCGCTGCGCCTGCAGAGCCTGCACCGGGACTTCCCCCCGCGGGCGCCCCTGCCGCGCCTGGACCGCTTGCTGCCCACCCCGGCCCGGCCGCGTGAAGACCCTCCCCGCCCGGTGCCCAGGCCTCCCCCCTCCGCCGCCCTGCTGGCCGGGGCGATCTGGAGCCCGAGCCTGGCCAAGAGGCGGGCGGAGCGGGCCCGGCACGGCGGGGCCGGCCGCACGGCTGGAAGCGTGGCCCGCGAGGGAGGTGGCGGCGCCGGCAGGGCGGCTGCTGTGCTGGGAGGCTGGAAGCGGCTACGGGGCATGGGCCGAGCTGAGGCCATGGCTGCCTACCTGGCTCTGGCGGCGCAGTGTCCAGGGTTCGGCGCTGCTCGGTATGACGTTCTGGAGCTGAGCACG gagcctggtgggggcgcTCCACAGAAGCTATGCCTGGGCCTGGGAGCCAAGGCCATGTCCCTCTCGCGGCCGGGTGAGACAGAGCCCATCCACAGTGTCAGCTATGGCCGTGTGGCCGCCTGCCAGCTAATGGGTCCCCACACCCTGGCCTTGAGGGTGGGAGAGAGCCAGCTCCTCCTGCAGAGTCCCCAG GTGGAAGAGATCGTGCAGCTGGTGAATGCCTACTTGGCCAACCCCTCCCCCGAGAGGCCCAGCAGCAGCCCTCCTCCATGCCAAGACCTGCCAGACACCTCCCCTCCCAGCCAGCACCCGGGTCTGGACGAGCCCCAGGGACAGTCGGGCTGTTTGGGGCAGCTGCAGGACTGA
- the PLEKHH3 gene encoding pleckstrin homology domain-containing family H member 3 isoform X4 codes for MPLPGGLWWLLCCRRGFTLLHRDYGDGELSGDGDEDEDEETFELRTPSPAGGGRGPLDVTLTQPMRSGPVSDRLQSWEETRSLIPEKGPSEDDPDVVVKGWLYREPRGGGARPWLPPRRAWFVLTRDSLDQFSSSGKGARRLGSLVLTSLCSVSGPERRPKETGLWSVTVSGRKHSVRLCSPRQSEAECWGVALREVIASKAPLETPTQLLLRDIQESRGDPEAVALIYRRNPILRHTSGALYAPLLPLPYGVTAPGPGYAPLREEAVRLFLALQALEGARRPGPLMQGVLQTCRDLPALRDELFLQLAKQTSGPAGPPGPPATQDPAALRYWQLLTCMSCTFRPGGAVRGHLLGHLERTEQALPDSELAEYARFIRRALGRTRGRELVPSLAEISALSRRQELLCTVHCPGAGACPVAIDSHTTAGEVARELVGRLGLTRSRNTFALYEQRGAQERALAGGTLVADVLTRFENLAAEEAGLEDPPDTGWRLCLRLHGPLHPEGLSPDGHELPFLFEQEPGGGAPQKLCLGLGAKAMSLSRPGETEPIHSVSYGRVAACQLMGPHTLALRVGESQLLLQSPQVEEIVQLVNAYLANPSPERPSSSPPPCQDLPDTSPPSQHPGLDEPQGQSGCLGQLQD; via the exons ATGCCTCTCCCCGGGggattgtggtggctcctctgcTGCCGTCGAGGCTTTACTCTTCTGCATCGGGACTACGGGGACGGCGAGCTTAGCGGGGACGGGGACGAAGACGAGGACGAGGAGACCTTTGAGCTACGGACCCCGAGTCCAGCGGGCGGCGGGAGG GGCCCCCTAGATGTGACGTTGACTCAGCCTATGAGGAGTGGGCCAGTCTCAGACAG GCTGCAAAGCTGGGAGGAGACACGGAGCCTCATCCCGGAGAAGGGGCCGTCTGAAGATGACCCAGATGTCGTCGTGAAAG GTTGGCTGTACCGCGAGCCCCGAGGAGGAGGGGCGCGGCCCTGGTTGCCCCCGCGCCGAGCCTGGTTTGTGCTCACCCGGGACTCCCTGGACCAGTTCAGCAGCAGCGGGAAGGGGGCGAGGCGGCTCGGGAGCCTAGTGCTCACCAGCCTGTGCTCAGTGTCCGGCCCTGAGCGCAGGCCCAAGGAGACCG GTCTGTGGTCAGTGACCGTGAGTGGCCGGAAGCACAGCGTTCGGCTCTGCTCGCCTCGCCAGTCAGAGGCAGAGTGCTGGGGGGTGGCGCTGCGGGAAGTGATCGCCTCCAAGGCACCTCTGGAGACCCCCACCCAGCTGCTGCTCAGGGACATTCAG GAGAGTCGTGGGGATCCAGAAGCCGTGGCCCTTATTTACAGAAGAAACCCAATTCTGAGGCACACCAGTGGAGCCCTGTATGCCCCACTCCTGCCCCTGCCCTACGGAGTCACTGCCCCAG GTCCCGGCTACGCGCCCTTGCGCGAGGAGGCCGTGAGGCTGTTCCTGGCGCTGCAGGCCCTGGAGGGGGCGCGGCGCCCTGGGCCCCTGATGCAGGGTGTGCTCCAGACCTGCCGGGACCTGCCCGCGCTCCGAGACGAACTCTTCCTGCAGCTGGCTAAGCAGACCTCGGGCCCCGCGGGGCCCCCCGGGCCGCCAGCAACCCAAGACCCCGCGGCCCTGCGGTACTGGCAGCTCCTCACTTGCATGAGCTGCACCTTCCGGCCAGGGGGAGCCGTACGGGGACACCTCCTTGGGCATCTGGAGAG GACTGAGCAGGCGCTCCCGGACTCGGAACTGGCGGAATATGCGCGCTTCATACGGAGAGCGCTGGGCCGGACGCGCGGCCGGGAGCTAGTGCCATCGCTGGCCGAGATTTCCGCGCTGAGCCGACGGCAGGAGTTGTTGTGCACGGTGCACTGTCCGGGGGCTGGTGCCTGCCCTGTGGCCATAGACTCCCACACCACGGCGGGAGAG GTGGCTCGAGAGCTGGTGGGGCGGCTGGGCTTGACCCGGAGCCGTAATACATTCGCGCTGTACGAGCAACGAGGGGCGCAGGAACGAGCCCTGGCCGGGGGGACTCTCGTGGCCGACGTGCTCACCAGGTTTGAGAA CTTGGCGGCGGAGGAAGCCGGGCTGGAGGACCCGCCGGACACCGGTTGGAGACTATGTCTGCGTCTTCACGGACCTCTGCACCCTGAGGGGCTGTCCCCAGACGGTCACGAACTGCCCTTCCTCTTTGAGCAG gagcctggtgggggcgcTCCACAGAAGCTATGCCTGGGCCTGGGAGCCAAGGCCATGTCCCTCTCGCGGCCGGGTGAGACAGAGCCCATCCACAGTGTCAGCTATGGCCGTGTGGCCGCCTGCCAGCTAATGGGTCCCCACACCCTGGCCTTGAGGGTGGGAGAGAGCCAGCTCCTCCTGCAGAGTCCCCAG GTGGAAGAGATCGTGCAGCTGGTGAATGCCTACTTGGCCAACCCCTCCCCCGAGAGGCCCAGCAGCAGCCCTCCTCCATGCCAAGACCTGCCAGACACCTCCCCTCCCAGCCAGCACCCGGGTCTGGACGAGCCCCAGGGACAGTCGGGCTGTTTGGGGCAGCTGCAGGACTGA
- the PLEKHH3 gene encoding pleckstrin homology domain-containing family H member 3 isoform X3 codes for MWRGRLGSSDAWVRSAPSSRAKGARARCRSSRRRDLGEGKQGPLDVTLTQPMRSGPVSDRLQSWEETRSLIPEKGPSEDDPDVVVKGWLYREPRGGGARPWLPPRRAWFVLTRDSLDQFSSSGKGARRLGSLVLTSLCSVSGPERRPKETGLWSVTVSGRKHSVRLCSPRQSEAECWGVALREVIASKAPLETPTQLLLRDIQESRGDPEAVALIYRRNPILRHTSGALYAPLLPLPYGVTAPGPGYAPLREEAVRLFLALQALEGARRPGPLMQGVLQTCRDLPALRDELFLQLAKQTSGPAGPPGPPATQDPAALRYWQLLTCMSCTFRPGGAVRGHLLGHLERTEQALPDSELAEYARFIRRALGRTRGRELVPSLAEISALSRRQELLCTVHCPGAGACPVAIDSHTTAGEVARELVGRLGLTRSRNTFALYEQRGAQERALAGGTLVADVLTRFENLAAEEAGLEDPPDTGWRLCLRLHGPLHPEGLSPDGHELPFLFEQAHALLLRGRPPPPDDTLRALAALRLQSLHRDFPPRAPLPRLDRLLPTPARPREDPPRPVPRPPPSAALLAGAIWSPSLAKRRAERARHGGAGRTAGSVAREGGGGAGRAAAVLGGWKRLRGMGRAEAMAAYLALAAQCPGFGAARYDVLELSTEPGGGAPQKLCLGLGAKAMSLSRPGETEPIHSVSYGRVAACQLMGPHTLALRVGESQLLLQSPQVEEIVQLVNAYLANPSPERPSSSPPPCQDLPDTSPPSQHPGLDEPQGQSGCLGQLQD; via the exons ATGTGGCGAGGCCGGCTGGGCAGCTCGGACGCCTGGGTCCGCTCCGCTCCCAGTTCACGAGCGAAGGGAGCTAGGGCCAGATGCAGGAGTTCCCGCCGCAGGGACCTGGGCGAGGGGAAGCAG GGCCCCCTAGATGTGACGTTGACTCAGCCTATGAGGAGTGGGCCAGTCTCAGACAG GCTGCAAAGCTGGGAGGAGACACGGAGCCTCATCCCGGAGAAGGGGCCGTCTGAAGATGACCCAGATGTCGTCGTGAAAG GTTGGCTGTACCGCGAGCCCCGAGGAGGAGGGGCGCGGCCCTGGTTGCCCCCGCGCCGAGCCTGGTTTGTGCTCACCCGGGACTCCCTGGACCAGTTCAGCAGCAGCGGGAAGGGGGCGAGGCGGCTCGGGAGCCTAGTGCTCACCAGCCTGTGCTCAGTGTCCGGCCCTGAGCGCAGGCCCAAGGAGACCG GTCTGTGGTCAGTGACCGTGAGTGGCCGGAAGCACAGCGTTCGGCTCTGCTCGCCTCGCCAGTCAGAGGCAGAGTGCTGGGGGGTGGCGCTGCGGGAAGTGATCGCCTCCAAGGCACCTCTGGAGACCCCCACCCAGCTGCTGCTCAGGGACATTCAG GAGAGTCGTGGGGATCCAGAAGCCGTGGCCCTTATTTACAGAAGAAACCCAATTCTGAGGCACACCAGTGGAGCCCTGTATGCCCCACTCCTGCCCCTGCCCTACGGAGTCACTGCCCCAG GTCCCGGCTACGCGCCCTTGCGCGAGGAGGCCGTGAGGCTGTTCCTGGCGCTGCAGGCCCTGGAGGGGGCGCGGCGCCCTGGGCCCCTGATGCAGGGTGTGCTCCAGACCTGCCGGGACCTGCCCGCGCTCCGAGACGAACTCTTCCTGCAGCTGGCTAAGCAGACCTCGGGCCCCGCGGGGCCCCCCGGGCCGCCAGCAACCCAAGACCCCGCGGCCCTGCGGTACTGGCAGCTCCTCACTTGCATGAGCTGCACCTTCCGGCCAGGGGGAGCCGTACGGGGACACCTCCTTGGGCATCTGGAGAG GACTGAGCAGGCGCTCCCGGACTCGGAACTGGCGGAATATGCGCGCTTCATACGGAGAGCGCTGGGCCGGACGCGCGGCCGGGAGCTAGTGCCATCGCTGGCCGAGATTTCCGCGCTGAGCCGACGGCAGGAGTTGTTGTGCACGGTGCACTGTCCGGGGGCTGGTGCCTGCCCTGTGGCCATAGACTCCCACACCACGGCGGGAGAG GTGGCTCGAGAGCTGGTGGGGCGGCTGGGCTTGACCCGGAGCCGTAATACATTCGCGCTGTACGAGCAACGAGGGGCGCAGGAACGAGCCCTGGCCGGGGGGACTCTCGTGGCCGACGTGCTCACCAGGTTTGAGAA CTTGGCGGCGGAGGAAGCCGGGCTGGAGGACCCGCCGGACACCGGTTGGAGACTATGTCTGCGTCTTCACGGACCTCTGCACCCTGAGGGGCTGTCCCCAGACGGTCACGAACTGCCCTTCCTCTTTGAGCAG GCTCACGCTCTGCTGCTGCGCGGCCGGCCGCCCCCGCCCGACGACACGCTGCGCGCCCTGGCGGCGCTGCGCCTGCAGAGCCTGCACCGGGACTTCCCCCCGCGGGCGCCCCTGCCGCGCCTGGACCGCTTGCTGCCCACCCCGGCCCGGCCGCGTGAAGACCCTCCCCGCCCGGTGCCCAGGCCTCCCCCCTCCGCCGCCCTGCTGGCCGGGGCGATCTGGAGCCCGAGCCTGGCCAAGAGGCGGGCGGAGCGGGCCCGGCACGGCGGGGCCGGCCGCACGGCTGGAAGCGTGGCCCGCGAGGGAGGTGGCGGCGCCGGCAGGGCGGCTGCTGTGCTGGGAGGCTGGAAGCGGCTACGGGGCATGGGCCGAGCTGAGGCCATGGCTGCCTACCTGGCTCTGGCGGCGCAGTGTCCAGGGTTCGGCGCTGCTCGGTATGACGTTCTGGAGCTGAGCACG gagcctggtgggggcgcTCCACAGAAGCTATGCCTGGGCCTGGGAGCCAAGGCCATGTCCCTCTCGCGGCCGGGTGAGACAGAGCCCATCCACAGTGTCAGCTATGGCCGTGTGGCCGCCTGCCAGCTAATGGGTCCCCACACCCTGGCCTTGAGGGTGGGAGAGAGCCAGCTCCTCCTGCAGAGTCCCCAG GTGGAAGAGATCGTGCAGCTGGTGAATGCCTACTTGGCCAACCCCTCCCCCGAGAGGCCCAGCAGCAGCCCTCCTCCATGCCAAGACCTGCCAGACACCTCCCCTCCCAGCCAGCACCCGGGTCTGGACGAGCCCCAGGGACAGTCGGGCTGTTTGGGGCAGCTGCAGGACTGA